GACCACGCCCCTCATCCTCCCCCTAGGCCCCCCTCCTGTCAAGGACAGCCTCCAGGGCCCTTTCCTTCCCCTTGGCCTCCAGCATGAGGTCGGCGGGGGCGGGAAGGGCGGCAAGGAGCCTCTCCCAGTCCTCCCGGGCCACATGGAAGGCGTGGGCCCCGGGGCGCCTTTTGGGGTCTTGGCTAGCCAGGTGGACCTTGGGCCTTCCCCGCCAGGTGGGGAAGGCCAGGCGGAGGGCCTCTTCCAGGGTAAGCCGTCCGGGATTCAGGGCGTGGTGGAGGGTGTCCACCACCACGGGCACCCCCAGGGCCTCCGCCGCCCTTAACACCTCCTCCACGCTCCATAGGCGCTCGTCGCTTTCCAGGGCCAGGTAGCGGAGGATCTCCCCCTCGTCTTGGAGGTTTTCCAGGAAGCGCCGCATAGCCCTGTCCTTGTCCCCATAGGTCCCGCCCAGGTGGAGGACCAAGACCCCGTCCTCCGCTCCCATGAGGGAGAGGACCCGGGCCGAGTAGCGGAGCTCCGCCAGGGAGCGCTCCACCACCTGGGGGTCCGGGCTTCCCGGGTTCACGTACTGGCCCGGGTGCATGGAGAGCCGCTGGCCGAGGCCACGGGCCAAGGCCCCAAGACGGGCTAGCTCCTCCCCGTGGGCCTGCTCCCAGTCGTAGGGGAAGAGGGGGTGGGAGGCGAAGGGGATGAGATGCTGGCCCACGCGGAAAAGGTGGAAGCCATGCCCCGGGTTCCAGCGGAGGATCCTCTCCAAGTCCTCTAGGTTCTCCGCCACCTTGGCGCGCGCCCTCTCCTCCGAGAGGAGGGTGAGGCGCAGGGTGTGGTTGGTGCTGGCCCCCAAGGTGAGGTTTTCGCAGGGGTAGCCCAGCCGGATCACCGCCGGACCTCGGCCTCGAGGAAGACCTCCACCTCGTCCCTCACCTCCAGGAAGAGGAAGCGGGGCCGCTCAAACCCCCACTCGGAGAAGCGGGTGGTGAAGCTTCCCCGGAAGCGGTTTTGGGAAAGCTCCCCCAGGATGCGCACGGGCCTCCTCCTCCCCGCCATCTCCAGCTCCCCCTCCACCACGAACCGCGCCCCTTCCCGAAAGGCCCGCCTGGGGTAGAGGCAGGCCAGGGGGTGGTCCTTGGCCCTCAGGATCTCCAGGGCCTTCTTGTCCCGCTCGGCGTTGCCCGAGTCCCAGGCCTCTTGCCGCACGCACACCTTACCCGAGGCCCTTTCCAAGCCGTCCCAGACCACCTCCCCCTGGGCGGTGGGGTTTTTCCCTTCCCAGCTTCCCAGGGGGTAGTAGCCCCGGTAGCGGGCAAGCCCCTCCACGGCGTAGGGGGCCTGGGCCTGGGCCAAAAGGAGAAAGCACGCCAGGGCCAGGTACTTCCTCATGGCCTACTCCAAGCCCTCCCCATGCGCGGAAGGAAGGGGCTCTCCGCCAGGCCCCCCACGGCGGTCCCGCCGGGATGGGGAAGGAAACCTCCAGCGCTCCCCCAAGGTGGCGAAGTCGCGGAAGCCCAGGAAAAGGATGGGCCTCTCCTTGGCCTCGGAGGAGCCCTCTACGTGGACCACCTCCCCCAGGAAGAGGGCGTGGTCCCCGTCGGTGGGCCACTCGGCCACCCGCATCTCGTAGACGGCAAGGGCCCTCTCGGGGACCAGAGTGTGGGCTAGCCTCCGGGCTGGCCTCAGGGCCACCCCGAGCCGCTTCGCCTTTTCCACCCTCCGCCCCGAAAGGTACCCGGCCCGCACCACCCAGGCCCGCTCCTCCCAGGGGAGGAAGGCCAAGGCGGCCTCGGAAAGCTCCCGGAGGAGGGTCAGGGTATGGTTCTTCCGGTCCACAGCAAAGAGGAAGCGGAAGGGCTCCTTGGAGGCGGGCATCCACCAGGCCATGGGCATGAAGTTTCGCCCCACGGCGAGGAGGGCGAGGCGCATGGGGTAGAAGTAGGCCCGGTACACCCTAGACCTCCAGGAGGCTGGGCGGGGGTTCCTTGAGCACCCCTTCCAGGACCCTTCGGGCGGCCTCCTCCGGGGAGAGGGCGCCCTTGGGCGCCCCCCCCAGGGGGGCCCAAAGCCCCGTGGCCACGGCGGGAAGCCTGACCAGGACCAGGTGAACCCCTTCCCGCACGAGCTCTTTCCGGGCAGCTTCCAGGTAGGCCTCGAGGGCCCCTTTGGCCGCGGCGTAAGGGGCGAAGCCGGGCACCCGCACGTAGGCGGGGTAGGCCCCGAAGAAGACGGCCCGGGCCCCCTGGCGAAAGCGGGCGTGCTTGAGGAGAAAGGCGGAGCTGAAGAGGTGCGCGGCCATCATCCCCTCCAGGACCTCCCGCCCCACCCCCCGCACCGGGGCCCTCCCCGCCACCCCCACGGCGTGCAGGAGGAGGTCCAAGGGCCCCACCTCCTCCAGGAGGGCCCTGGCCTCCAGCTCGTCGGTGAGGTCCGCGGGCAGGGCCCGACCCCCCACGGCCTGGGCTAGCTCCAGAAGAGGCCCGGCCCGCCTCCCGCAGAGGAAAAGCTCCTGGCCCTTCAAAGCCCGGGCCAGGGCACCGCCCACTCCCCCGGTGGCTCCGGTGATGAGCACCCGCATGCCTTTCACCCTAGGCCATGGGAGGGGAGGGCTTTGTAGCCGGAAGAGGATAGGGGCCGCCCCAGGTGGACCCTCCCTTCAGGCGGCCTTAGCCTCCACGCCGAAGCCCTCCTCGAGGCTCTTGGCCCTGGCGATGGCGAAGATCAGGAGGCCGTAGATGGGCTTGGCGATGAGGTCGGCCAGGCTGTAGCCGATCTGGATGGCCACCTCCTGGGCCGCACCCCCAGGGAGCCAGGTGCCCAGGGCGTAGGCGATGGGGTAGAAGCCCCAGGACATGAGGAGCACCAGCCGGGTGGCGTTTAGAAGTTCCAGCACCCTAGGCCCAAACCTGGCCTCCCGGATGGTCTGGCCCAGCTCCACCCAGAGCACATAGAGGATGTAGGCGAAGGGGATGGTGGAGAGCACCCCCCAAAGGGTCCTGGGGCCAGGCTCCGTGCTCACCTCCCCCACGTACCCCAGGCCCAGCATGAGGACCGAGGCCACCACCAGCTTGATGGACAGGTTCCACGTACGGGCTGCGGTCAGGCCCAAGACCAGGATGAGTTCCAGAAGGAGAAGGGGCACGGTGAGGAGCCAGTCGGCGTAGCGGTAGAAGTCGTTGAAGGGCTTTCCCGTGGGCACGTAGACCCCGTCCTGGAACTGGTAGGCCCCGATCCAGCTCTCAAAGATGCGCAGGTAGTGGTACCCGGCGATGAAGACGATGAGGGCGGAGAGGTAGAGGGCGATGTGGTACCGGGGGGCCACGTAGCTCCTCGCCAGGAGGAAGAAGACGAAGGCGGCCAGCATCCCGGCGATGGTGAGGGAGAGCATGTTGAAAACCAGCCAGTATTCTCCGAAGCTGAGCTCTGGAAGCATTCTCACACTTCACCTCCTAAGTGGATGGGCCCACCTGGGGCAGGTCCGACTCCATTAGAGGACGGTGAAGAGGCGGCGACCTTTGCCTACACAACACTTTGACAGAAGATGTACAATACACCACAAAGGCCCGTTTCCGACGGGAAGGAAGATGGTGGCGTGCCCGCCTACTACCTCCTGCCCCTGGTTCTCCTCCCCGAGACCTGGGCCCTAGGCCTCCTCCTCCTCTCCGCCCTCTTCCTGGGCCTGCCCCATGGGGCCGCCGACCTCCTCGTGGTCCGGAGGCTTGGCCTTCCCCTCCTCCCCTTCCTCGCCCTCTACCTGGCCTTGGCGGGCCTCCTCCTCGCCCTCCTCTTCCACTACCCGCCCTTTGCCCTCCTCCTCTTCTTGGGGATGGCCCTCTTCCACTGGGGCCGGGTGGAGGGCAGGGGAGCCTTGGGCTACCTCCGGGCAGGGACGGTTCTCCTCTTCCCCTTCCTCTTCCACCAGGAGGCCATCCTCCCCTTCCTCCGGGCCTTCGCCGGGGGCTTTAGCCTCCCCCCTTTGGCGGCGGGGACCCTTTGGGGCCTCCTCCTCCTCCTGGCCCTATGGGAAAAGCCCGGGGCTAGGGCCCTGGGGGACACCCTCCTCCTGGCCCTGGTGGCGGCCCTGGCCCACCCTTACGCCACCCTGGCGGGCTACTTCCTCCTCCAGCACAGCCTGGATAGCCTCCGCCTGGTGGGCGTCCGGGGCCGGGAGTGGCTCCTCGTGTATGCGGGGACCCTGGGAGGACTCCTCCTCGCCCTCCTCCTCTACCCGAGGCTTTTGGACCCCCTGGCCGCCTACATGGGGGCCATCTTCGCCCTCACCCTGCCCCACCTCCTGACCATGGAACTCTGGCTGAGGCGGCCTCGGCCTCCCGCACGATGGCCCGGGACAGGCCGCTGAAGATGGGGCGGTGGAGGGGGTAGAGGAGCCACCAGTAGAGGAGGCCGAAGAGCCCCTTGGGCTCAAAGTAGGCGGTCTGGAGGAGGAGGCTCCCCTCCCCCTCGGGTATGGCCCGCCACTCCAG
The genomic region above belongs to Thermus sediminis and contains:
- the uvsE gene encoding UV DNA damage repair endonuclease UvsE — protein: MIRLGYPCENLTLGASTNHTLRLTLLSEERARAKVAENLEDLERILRWNPGHGFHLFRVGQHLIPFASHPLFPYDWEQAHGEELARLGALARGLGQRLSMHPGQYVNPGSPDPQVVERSLAELRYSARVLSLMGAEDGVLVLHLGGTYGDKDRAMRRFLENLQDEGEILRYLALESDERLWSVEEVLRAAEALGVPVVVDTLHHALNPGRLTLEEALRLAFPTWRGRPKVHLASQDPKRRPGAHAFHVAREDWERLLAALPAPADLMLEAKGKERALEAVLDRRGA
- a CDS encoding YceI family protein, whose translation is MRKYLALACFLLLAQAQAPYAVEGLARYRGYYPLGSWEGKNPTAQGEVVWDGLERASGKVCVRQEAWDSGNAERDKKALEILRAKDHPLACLYPRRAFREGARFVVEGELEMAGRRRPVRILGELSQNRFRGSFTTRFSEWGFERPRFLFLEVRDEVEVFLEAEVRR
- a CDS encoding flavin reductase family protein; this translates as MYRAYFYPMRLALLAVGRNFMPMAWWMPASKEPFRFLFAVDRKNHTLTLLRELSEAALAFLPWEERAWVVRAGYLSGRRVEKAKRLGVALRPARRLAHTLVPERALAVYEMRVAEWPTDGDHALFLGEVVHVEGSSEAKERPILFLGFRDFATLGERWRFPSPSRRDRRGGPGGEPLPSAHGEGLE
- a CDS encoding SDR family NAD(P)-dependent oxidoreductase yields the protein MRVLITGATGGVGGALARALKGQELFLCGRRAGPLLELAQAVGGRALPADLTDELEARALLEEVGPLDLLLHAVGVAGRAPVRGVGREVLEGMMAAHLFSSAFLLKHARFRQGARAVFFGAYPAYVRVPGFAPYAAAKGALEAYLEAARKELVREGVHLVLVRLPAVATGLWAPLGGAPKGALSPEEAARRVLEGVLKEPPPSLLEV
- a CDS encoding bacteriorhodopsin, translated to MLPELSFGEYWLVFNMLSLTIAGMLAAFVFFLLARSYVAPRYHIALYLSALIVFIAGYHYLRIFESWIGAYQFQDGVYVPTGKPFNDFYRYADWLLTVPLLLLELILVLGLTAARTWNLSIKLVVASVLMLGLGYVGEVSTEPGPRTLWGVLSTIPFAYILYVLWVELGQTIREARFGPRVLELLNATRLVLLMSWGFYPIAYALGTWLPGGAAQEVAIQIGYSLADLIAKPIYGLLIFAIARAKSLEEGFGVEAKAA
- a CDS encoding beta-carotene 15,15'-dioxygenase, Brp/Blh family, which encodes MPAYYLLPLVLLPETWALGLLLLSALFLGLPHGAADLLVVRRLGLPLLPFLALYLALAGLLLALLFHYPPFALLLFLGMALFHWGRVEGRGALGYLRAGTVLLFPFLFHQEAILPFLRAFAGGFSLPPLAAGTLWGLLLLLALWEKPGARALGDTLLLALVAALAHPYATLAGYFLLQHSLDSLRLVGVRGREWLLVYAGTLGGLLLALLLYPRLLDPLAAYMGAIFALTLPHLLTMELWLRRPRPPARWPGTGR